The following are encoded in a window of Rubellicoccus peritrichatus genomic DNA:
- a CDS encoding helix-turn-helix domain-containing protein yields MKTKAKKRTSKARLAYTREEAAAVLGLSPVSIDRLTKRGLLRPSRATRRPLYPITEIERFLRETR; encoded by the coding sequence ATGAAAACAAAAGCAAAGAAAAGAACATCCAAGGCACGGCTTGCCTACACGAGAGAAGAAGCTGCTGCAGTTCTTGGATTATCTCCGGTCAGCATTGACCGATTGACTAAACGCGGATTACTCCGCCCGTCCCGTGCTACGCGACGTCCGTTGTATCCAATCACCGAGATCGAGCGTTTCCTCCGGGAAACGCGATAA
- a CDS encoding SIR2 family protein, translating to MTAKLTETNQSVADRLSEFMKLKPVAMLGAGVSADCFPKSWDELIQILSQKMGIQPKSTTNLNRAQELKDADETKYTEALREIFTKKPEELPATLLKLTQLPFKHYVTHNFDRSISEARGHNTGVAPQEQFYPKIALADCTDGSVTYAHGAFKPDGEIEDIDFIVLHTKAYIKAYKNNGSYSCFAYDFFRFVFKNEHILFVGIGLNDEAMQTLLEESSRSNSQKIILFPKGRYTGEHKVIKDLHKRAYNIEVLFYDAVDSDHSGLTSILEVVHNRIVLEPKIAQNTLQEGGIWE from the coding sequence ATGACGGCAAAACTGACAGAGACAAATCAATCAGTTGCTGACCGTCTCTCAGAATTCATGAAGCTAAAGCCAGTAGCGATGCTAGGAGCGGGTGTTTCTGCAGACTGCTTCCCCAAAAGCTGGGATGAGTTGATTCAAATCCTTTCTCAAAAAATGGGCATTCAGCCTAAAAGCACCACAAATCTAAATAGGGCCCAAGAACTCAAAGATGCTGACGAGACTAAATATACCGAAGCCCTAAGAGAGATTTTCACTAAGAAACCCGAGGAACTTCCAGCAACGTTACTCAAACTAACTCAGCTACCCTTTAAGCACTATGTTACCCATAATTTTGACAGATCCATTTCGGAGGCTCGAGGCCATAACACTGGTGTTGCTCCTCAAGAGCAATTCTACCCTAAAATAGCCCTGGCAGATTGTACAGATGGAAGTGTAACGTATGCTCATGGGGCTTTTAAGCCTGATGGCGAAATCGAAGACATAGATTTCATTGTTCTACATACCAAAGCATATATTAAGGCCTACAAAAACAATGGGAGTTATAGCTGTTTTGCTTATGACTTCTTTAGGTTCGTGTTCAAGAACGAACACATTTTGTTTGTCGGAATTGGGCTTAATGACGAAGCCATGCAGACCCTACTAGAGGAATCTAGTAGATCAAATAGCCAGAAAATTATCCTATTTCCCAAAGGAAGATATACTGGTGAGCACAAAGTAATTAAAGACCTACATAAAAGAGCTTATAATATTGAAGTTCTATTTTACGATGCAGTAGACAGCGATCATTCTGGCCTGACGAGCATCCTCGAGGTGGTCCACAATCGTATAGTTCTTGAGCCCAAAATCGCTCAAAACACACTGCAGGAGGGCGGAATATGGGAGTAG
- a CDS encoding rolling circle replication-associated protein, whose translation MNTDPCFSLPRPKPNFDEAQGGAQPKASNTLSRVVKIDGLAEARDKMRNSEGGKEQICTLGPFYPESWFHPIGALKLKKKLMAKLPDVSGCLFLTFTVNPNEYANPESAYNISRQKLRKLFYSLRNGVNWNGKHFKLNSPYFVKTEFHKNGFAHFHVVFLTKRFLPGILLNQLWKLGRTNVKRISNKDFHYLLKYVVKNNDLPEWVKNRNRIRIIQSSHGFYSKLAEIAKRNLIPKVFPRKRRKKNTIGERIEIWRHKAVFRKGKRAWTVNLSKPFFEILSEVILPLAHADQYLGEWTIQILNIGEIEKWLKNQQMTTMNSVFPNPVHTSRASPYHQPAVC comes from the coding sequence ATGAATACAGATCCTTGTTTTTCCTTGCCCCGCCCCAAGCCAAATTTTGACGAAGCGCAAGGTGGAGCGCAGCCGAAGGCGAGCAATACCTTGTCGCGAGTCGTTAAAATTGATGGCTTGGCGGAGGCAAGGGACAAGATGAGAAATAGTGAAGGCGGCAAAGAGCAGATATGTACTTTAGGCCCTTTTTATCCCGAATCGTGGTTTCACCCAATAGGTGCTTTAAAGTTGAAAAAGAAACTAATGGCAAAACTGCCTGATGTTTCTGGGTGTCTATTTCTCACTTTTACCGTGAACCCAAACGAATACGCCAATCCTGAGTCTGCTTATAATATTTCCCGCCAAAAACTTCGAAAACTTTTCTATTCACTTCGAAATGGGGTTAATTGGAACGGAAAACACTTTAAATTGAATTCACCCTATTTTGTTAAAACAGAATTCCATAAAAACGGTTTTGCTCATTTTCATGTAGTTTTCCTAACAAAACGTTTTTTGCCGGGAATACTGCTCAATCAACTTTGGAAACTCGGAAGAACGAATGTAAAACGGATTTCAAATAAAGATTTCCACTATTTGTTGAAATACGTTGTTAAAAATAATGATTTACCGGAATGGGTTAAAAACCGAAATCGGATTCGAATTATTCAATCTTCCCATGGTTTTTATTCAAAATTAGCTGAGATCGCTAAAAGGAATCTAATTCCAAAAGTATTCCCCAGAAAACGACGTAAAAAGAATACCATTGGGGAAAGAATAGAAATTTGGCGGCATAAGGCCGTATTCCGAAAAGGAAAAAGGGCTTGGACAGTCAATTTATCCAAACCCTTTTTCGAAATCCTTTCGGAAGTCATTCTACCACTCGCTCACGCAGATCAATACTTGGGCGAGTGGACAATACAAATCCTAAATATAGGAGAAATTGAAAAATGGCTGAAAAATCAGCAAATGACAACGATGAACTCAGTATTCCCGAACCCGGTGCATACTTCAAGGGCATCACCGTATCATCAACCTGCCGTCTGCTAA
- a CDS encoding GH116 family glycosyl-hydrolase produces the protein MERLNLDSGGKTEVVKNFPDSFPEILVERGEPLVYTKDNSENFEYIGMPVGGIGAGQLYLGGDGQLWFWDIFGLNYGIGDLKGDEAYQFPYERSKPNEMGACMIEQGFSIAVKKDVEWVSKKLNREGFENIQFLGQYPIGEVDYQDPEFPVKVKLEAFSPFIPLDLENSLLPATILNYTVKNTSEKEVEAKLTGWLENAVLLGSRGRKGLNVTLKNEVVMIPGIGERLLCSAEARVEQGQPARLKDIPIVTGWNNHRKDSDYWRSSKVDASEFASLIPESKQRPGSLMKYTSKPFVIQRPLVTLDVRGGSHGGATALQVVVNGKVVASAIGPQEPSYQSLELDVSQYQKKEAVIEVINPDYLYGVRLMIRNLKQQDAVYSDADLGLLQDYGTMTLSFLDSQVATRDTETSRLELSSEESLTTELSRSIRLAPGEEKTLTCILTWHFPKTLSMRGKDETRYYSKLFRNAEAVSDYVIQNYPFLASTTRLWRDTWYDSTLPYWFLDRTFLNTSTLASSTSSIIRDGLFYGSEGGNQGPGTCTHVWGYVQAMGRLFPELEISLREQVDFKPHSEGGAMMDDGLIHFRWQDHGPAVDGQSGIILRTYLVHQMSEDDAFLKRNYSQIKKAMQGLTEARDADHDGILTGAQHNTLDADWYGKVTWLSLHYTTALRAMAEMAEEMGDHEYAIFCRRTADKGRAYIEDNLFNGEYFIHEADPENPDSPGTYTGLEYSQLLGQSWAYQVGLGKVIDPDKTLTALESMWRYNFTTDVGPFREVHKGGRWFAMPGESGLIACTWPRGGSEVLNKGLRHFANYNNESQNGYEYAATSLMMWHDMPYHSLVHIWYMHNDRYHGAKRNPWCEIEWGLHYSRSMASYGHFIAASGFEYHGPEGYIAFSPRVTADNFKAAFTTATGWGTFEQLRLKGSQTEKILVNHGALKLKTMAFDVSKGMKVSQVAVTLEGRVVPVEFTQLNERISIELDVTIKAGQALLIQMI, from the coding sequence ATGGAACGCTTAAACTTAGACAGCGGCGGTAAAACAGAAGTCGTCAAAAACTTTCCTGACAGCTTTCCTGAAATTCTGGTAGAACGAGGTGAGCCGTTGGTTTATACAAAAGATAATTCAGAAAATTTTGAGTACATTGGCATGCCGGTTGGTGGCATTGGTGCAGGGCAACTTTATCTTGGTGGCGATGGCCAGTTGTGGTTCTGGGATATATTTGGCCTAAACTACGGTATTGGAGATCTCAAAGGAGATGAGGCGTATCAATTTCCCTACGAGCGTAGTAAGCCAAACGAAATGGGCGCGTGCATGATTGAGCAAGGCTTCTCCATTGCAGTTAAGAAGGATGTTGAGTGGGTGAGTAAAAAGCTCAACCGGGAAGGTTTTGAGAATATTCAATTTCTCGGCCAGTATCCGATTGGAGAAGTTGATTACCAGGATCCTGAGTTTCCTGTGAAGGTTAAACTGGAAGCCTTCTCACCTTTTATTCCATTGGATTTGGAGAATTCTCTGCTCCCGGCAACGATATTGAACTATACCGTTAAAAACACTTCAGAAAAGGAGGTTGAGGCCAAGCTCACTGGCTGGCTTGAAAATGCTGTTTTGCTTGGCTCAAGAGGCCGGAAAGGACTTAACGTTACCTTGAAAAATGAAGTAGTGATGATACCCGGCATTGGGGAAAGATTGCTTTGCTCAGCAGAAGCAAGAGTCGAACAAGGGCAGCCTGCGCGCCTTAAAGATATACCGATTGTTACTGGTTGGAATAATCACCGCAAAGACAGTGACTATTGGAGAAGTAGCAAGGTCGATGCCAGCGAATTCGCTTCTTTGATTCCAGAGTCGAAACAACGTCCCGGGAGCTTGATGAAATATACATCCAAGCCTTTTGTCATCCAGCGACCGCTTGTCACACTTGATGTCCGAGGCGGGTCTCATGGTGGAGCTACCGCGCTACAAGTAGTTGTGAATGGCAAGGTGGTGGCATCTGCAATTGGTCCACAGGAACCCTCTTATCAGAGTCTTGAGCTTGATGTTAGCCAATATCAAAAGAAAGAAGCTGTGATTGAAGTCATTAACCCAGACTATCTCTACGGTGTTCGATTGATGATCAGGAATCTCAAGCAACAAGATGCCGTTTACAGCGATGCAGATCTTGGCTTGTTGCAGGACTATGGAACCATGACTTTATCATTTTTGGATTCACAGGTTGCCACACGTGATACGGAAACATCCCGACTTGAGCTCTCTTCCGAGGAAAGTCTCACGACTGAGCTAAGCCGTTCCATCAGGCTAGCTCCGGGTGAGGAGAAAACGCTGACATGTATATTGACCTGGCATTTTCCTAAAACGCTTTCCATGAGAGGAAAAGATGAGACTAGATATTACTCAAAACTATTTCGTAATGCAGAGGCGGTTTCCGATTACGTGATTCAGAATTACCCTTTCCTCGCATCGACGACTCGTCTTTGGCGTGATACCTGGTATGATTCTACCTTGCCATACTGGTTCCTGGATCGCACCTTTTTGAACACGTCTACTCTGGCTAGCAGCACTTCAAGTATAATAAGGGACGGTTTATTCTATGGCTCTGAAGGTGGAAACCAGGGCCCGGGCACTTGCACACATGTCTGGGGTTATGTTCAGGCCATGGGGCGACTCTTCCCTGAACTTGAAATCAGCCTTCGAGAGCAGGTTGATTTTAAGCCGCATTCGGAAGGTGGCGCCATGATGGATGATGGCTTGATCCATTTCCGCTGGCAAGATCATGGTCCGGCTGTTGATGGCCAGTCGGGTATCATTCTGCGTACGTATTTGGTTCATCAGATGTCAGAGGATGACGCGTTTCTGAAAAGGAACTATTCGCAGATCAAGAAGGCGATGCAGGGGCTTACCGAGGCCAGGGATGCTGACCATGACGGAATACTGACTGGCGCTCAGCATAATACCCTTGATGCGGATTGGTATGGAAAAGTTACCTGGTTAAGCCTGCACTATACCACTGCTCTCCGGGCGATGGCAGAAATGGCCGAGGAAATGGGGGATCACGAATATGCGATTTTTTGCCGCAGGACGGCGGACAAAGGGCGTGCATACATTGAAGACAATTTATTCAACGGAGAATATTTTATCCATGAAGCCGACCCGGAAAACCCTGATTCTCCAGGTACCTACACCGGCTTGGAATACAGTCAACTGCTTGGTCAGAGCTGGGCCTATCAAGTTGGCTTAGGGAAAGTTATTGATCCTGATAAAACCCTTACTGCCTTGGAGTCGATGTGGCGTTACAATTTCACCACCGATGTCGGGCCTTTCCGTGAAGTTCATAAAGGCGGCCGCTGGTTTGCCATGCCAGGTGAGAGTGGATTAATAGCCTGTACTTGGCCAAGAGGTGGTTCCGAAGTGCTCAATAAGGGGCTTAGGCATTTTGCTAACTATAACAACGAAAGCCAAAACGGCTATGAGTATGCAGCAACTTCTCTTATGATGTGGCACGACATGCCTTATCACTCACTGGTTCATATTTGGTATATGCACAACGACCGCTATCATGGGGCAAAAAGAAATCCCTGGTGCGAGATCGAATGGGGGCTGCACTACTCGCGCTCAATGGCCAGCTACGGGCATTTCATTGCGGCGAGTGGTTTTGAATATCATGGGCCCGAGGGCTACATTGCTTTCTCTCCCAGGGTCACAGCCGACAATTTCAAAGCAGCTTTCACTACTGCTACCGGTTGGGGCACTTTCGAACAGTTACGCCTAAAGGGCTCACAAACCGAAAAAATACTGGTTAATCATGGTGCTCTTAAGCTGAAAACCATGGCATTTGATGTGAGCAAAGGCATGAAAGTCAGTCAGGTTGCAGTAACACTCGAAGGTAGAGTGGTTCCGGTTGAATTCACTCAGCTGAATGAGCGTATTAGCATTGAATTGGATGTGACCATTAAAGCCGGACAGGCCTTGTTGATTCAGATGATCTAG
- the rpmF gene encoding 50S ribosomal protein L32, whose product MAQPKRKHSKMRSGTRRGANRFKAPLLAKDPEDGTAHLRHRVNPSNGLYRGRQVVDVEI is encoded by the coding sequence ATGGCACAGCCAAAACGCAAACACTCAAAAATGCGCAGCGGAACGCGCCGTGGCGCCAATCGTTTCAAAGCACCTCTTCTGGCTAAAGACCCGGAAGACGGAACCGCGCACCTCCGCCACCGCGTCAACCCAAGCAACGGTCTTTACCGTGGGCGTCAGGTTGTCGACGTAGAAATTTAA
- a CDS encoding tyrosine-type recombinase/integrase → MPKTKQADSGTGQFSKVAENLYRYNASGGYYALLKRGGKQIRKSLKTQDRKLAERRLADLRTKVDRIDTQKGKTKVEFMEAAGMWLDVMRSNLKSSSLLRRETSINQLRRHFGHYSIRGITRIVCENWAKTRAPQVAASTFNNERETLISILDYSEREGHILDNPARILKRRRQGKIQLRIPTREQFQSLMKTLRSMDSRYWPAADLVELLAYSGMRKGEANELRWEDIDFDRGQFVVTGGETGTKNHDIRHIPLFPVLSGFLERLQNDYQVWNEEDYVIPVKNAKKAIDTACQKADLPHFNHHSLRHYFVSNAIEKGIDFKVIAQWIGHKDGGILVAQTYGHLRDTHSFEMAKRMDS, encoded by the coding sequence ATGCCCAAGACGAAACAAGCCGATTCAGGAACAGGCCAGTTTTCGAAAGTTGCAGAGAATCTTTACCGTTATAATGCATCTGGCGGTTACTATGCGTTGCTTAAAAGAGGCGGCAAGCAAATCCGAAAATCACTCAAGACCCAAGACCGTAAATTGGCGGAGAGGCGTCTTGCCGATCTGAGAACCAAGGTAGATCGAATTGATACCCAAAAAGGGAAAACCAAAGTCGAATTCATGGAAGCTGCCGGAATGTGGTTGGATGTTATGCGGTCGAACTTGAAATCAAGTTCTCTTCTAAGACGAGAGACTAGTATAAACCAACTTAGACGACATTTTGGTCACTATTCAATTCGTGGAATTACTCGAATTGTCTGTGAAAATTGGGCTAAGACTAGAGCACCTCAGGTCGCTGCTTCCACATTCAACAATGAACGGGAGACCCTCATTTCCATATTAGACTATTCAGAGAGGGAAGGGCACATTCTGGATAATCCAGCTAGGATTCTGAAAAGACGTCGCCAGGGCAAAATACAGCTACGCATTCCCACGCGTGAACAGTTTCAGTCATTAATGAAGACATTGCGATCAATGGATTCTCGTTACTGGCCAGCGGCTGACTTGGTGGAATTACTCGCTTATTCAGGAATGCGTAAAGGCGAAGCAAATGAATTGAGATGGGAAGACATTGACTTTGATCGTGGTCAGTTCGTAGTCACTGGCGGAGAGACTGGGACTAAAAATCACGATATACGTCATATTCCACTGTTTCCGGTGTTAAGTGGCTTTCTTGAGAGACTCCAGAATGACTATCAGGTTTGGAATGAAGAAGACTACGTGATTCCAGTCAAAAACGCTAAAAAGGCGATTGATACAGCGTGTCAGAAAGCTGACTTACCCCACTTTAATCACCATAGTCTCAGACACTACTTTGTCAGTAATGCCATAGAGAAGGGCATAGACTTCAAAGTCATTGCCCAATGGATCGGTCACAAAGACGGTGGTATTTTAGTGGCCCAAACCTACGGTCACTTAAGAGATACTCACTCATTTGAAATGGCCAAACGCATGGACTCATGA
- a CDS encoding sugar phosphate isomerase/epimerase family protein, whose translation MQIRLLLAIILLTLFFSLTNLSAERTFFPFDNAFQKNTSVEEQVSLLKELGYNGICSRPGRATEELFSALEKYDLKMIASYVVLPANAEGPLPIWLTEHIERLRGSGTIIWLSLTGKNAPDKAAVEVIRKVYDLCETNGVELVLYGHIDFKTDTAATCARLRELAERPGIGLSFTLCHELRQNGQEGLEDTIRSIAPHMRLVQISGANATPTTTNNWQEYIKPLGQGSFDMSRVIETLDEVGYDGPVNLQCYDIAPPAAKHLSESMRAWKQLNQTPEKL comes from the coding sequence ATGCAGATTCGCCTCCTTTTAGCCATCATCCTGCTTACACTATTTTTCAGCCTTACAAACCTCAGTGCTGAACGAACATTTTTTCCATTCGATAATGCATTTCAGAAGAACACATCTGTTGAAGAGCAGGTCTCATTATTGAAGGAGCTTGGCTACAATGGTATCTGTTCTCGTCCAGGGAGAGCTACGGAGGAACTCTTTAGCGCACTGGAGAAGTACGACCTGAAGATGATCGCTAGCTATGTCGTGCTGCCAGCAAATGCAGAAGGGCCTTTACCGATCTGGCTTACAGAACACATAGAGCGATTGAGGGGGAGTGGCACGATCATCTGGCTGTCATTGACTGGTAAAAATGCACCCGACAAAGCTGCTGTCGAAGTCATCCGTAAAGTCTATGATCTTTGCGAGACAAATGGCGTCGAACTCGTGCTATATGGGCACATCGACTTTAAGACAGATACCGCAGCCACCTGTGCACGCCTCAGGGAGTTGGCCGAACGACCAGGGATCGGTTTGAGTTTCACACTCTGTCATGAATTGAGGCAAAATGGCCAGGAGGGACTGGAGGACACGATCCGCTCCATTGCTCCGCATATGAGGCTAGTGCAAATCAGCGGTGCTAACGCAACTCCCACAACTACCAACAACTGGCAGGAATACATCAAACCGCTGGGACAGGGAAGTTTTGATATGAGTCGCGTAATAGAAACTCTCGACGAAGTTGGCTACGACGGTCCAGTCAATTTGCAGTGCTACGATATTGCCCCTCCGGCAGCTAAACATCTAAGCGAGTCCATGCGCGCCTGGAAGCAACTTAACCAAACCCCGGAAAAATTATAG
- a CDS encoding AraC family transcriptional regulator, whose translation MSLSSNSRYMITGEEIDFPVVEHMGVNLYGEAVALHGHEHDGYEFVFVLDGELNYEIIGTGEVIVIRGGQYSCMAPGIHHQAYRGYETPCLSAWIIFRPAQKPATHNSTFLPQEIEQMKAQLDDCRMSVQSYGGHTRHTLKRFKKALAQYHSANAPAGSLALIKSIACELIIDGVHQLISLGEPGDITYAEAAQEYINSHLYEPLKVADIAKHLGYSLSRTYTLFRNHTGQSPVDYITRQRINAAEKLLKNSKLSVSDIAFKCGFNSSQYFSRTFRRYNGLSPSAFRGSGD comes from the coding sequence ATGTCTCTGAGCTCCAACAGCCGTTATATGATCACGGGTGAGGAAATTGATTTTCCCGTTGTGGAACACATGGGTGTCAATCTTTACGGTGAAGCAGTTGCTTTACATGGGCATGAACATGATGGCTATGAGTTTGTTTTCGTTTTGGACGGTGAGTTGAATTACGAGATTATCGGGACAGGCGAAGTCATAGTAATACGTGGAGGGCAGTATTCCTGCATGGCTCCAGGGATTCATCATCAGGCTTATCGTGGCTACGAAACACCGTGTCTGTCCGCTTGGATAATTTTCCGTCCGGCTCAAAAACCCGCCACCCACAACAGCACTTTCTTACCGCAAGAAATAGAACAAATGAAGGCACAACTTGATGATTGCCGAATGTCGGTGCAATCGTACGGAGGGCATACTCGCCATACACTAAAACGTTTTAAAAAAGCACTCGCACAATACCACTCAGCCAATGCTCCCGCAGGTTCCCTGGCCCTAATAAAATCCATTGCCTGTGAGCTAATTATCGACGGCGTCCATCAGCTAATCTCTTTAGGCGAACCCGGTGACATCACTTATGCAGAAGCAGCACAAGAGTATATAAATAGTCATTTATATGAACCGCTCAAGGTCGCAGACATTGCAAAGCACCTTGGATACAGTCTAAGCCGCACTTACACACTTTTTCGCAATCATACTGGGCAATCGCCTGTTGACTATATCACTCGTCAGCGGATCAATGCCGCCGAAAAGTTACTAAAGAACAGTAAATTATCCGTCTCCGACATTGCATTTAAATGCGGCTTCAATAGTAGTCAGTACTTCTCACGTACATTTCGTAGATATAACGGATTAAGTCCGTCAGCATTTCGGGGTTCCGGGGATTAG
- a CDS encoding AraC family transcriptional regulator → MFENTWHAIETLLAPIIAAQIFLVVLIYFTIVRRRIAADYKLYVCFLGAFIGFLVLRPVQYFWGDVMPMVLFVRITLLFGISLPSLLVASFVQSGVPRCLSLYVWCFGGGLGFTLTYCIILAGAWGQFGLNREMLAWLPWQVTTGLAHIVQIAGAIALLVLPCSYLIVQELRSSRNPKILAFLTGALLFGILLALGTSSAFDYSIYYVGSIFSALCWAWVVYQDVHDMKGKVTLVKEELQLLVQSGQESIAPEVEKLLEDLEELSKGNLDVYKLRIREILSMLTDATIQAGGDTDTLIRRNTDIAQKIDTSSDPNEMRKVIHSEAIELSEIIAEIPEKRTNVIVEKAKAYIEKHYGEELSVESIAKSLGSSRSHFMREFKKGTGQTVNQYLTNYRVEQAKLLLVEKSVTETAFEVGFNNSNYFSTVFKKQTGMRPVQFQESLKKK, encoded by the coding sequence ATGTTTGAAAACACCTGGCATGCAATCGAGACCCTTTTGGCCCCGATCATAGCAGCACAGATATTTCTGGTCGTGCTGATTTACTTTACGATAGTACGTCGGCGTATCGCTGCAGATTACAAACTCTATGTCTGTTTTCTGGGAGCATTCATAGGTTTCCTGGTCTTACGGCCTGTGCAATACTTTTGGGGTGATGTGATGCCAATGGTGTTGTTCGTCCGGATAACATTGTTGTTTGGTATATCGCTGCCATCGTTGCTGGTGGCGTCTTTTGTTCAGTCCGGCGTGCCTCGTTGCCTGTCCCTTTATGTGTGGTGTTTTGGTGGCGGACTTGGGTTTACGCTCACATACTGTATCATTTTAGCAGGAGCCTGGGGCCAGTTTGGATTGAATCGTGAAATGCTGGCATGGCTGCCGTGGCAGGTAACGACCGGCCTTGCTCATATTGTGCAGATTGCAGGAGCGATTGCCTTATTGGTGTTACCTTGCAGCTATCTGATTGTCCAGGAACTACGTTCATCTCGCAATCCGAAGATCCTGGCATTCCTAACGGGCGCCTTACTGTTCGGTATTCTGCTGGCACTGGGAACCTCAAGTGCGTTCGATTACAGTATCTATTATGTTGGTTCGATCTTCAGTGCATTATGCTGGGCCTGGGTCGTGTATCAGGATGTTCATGACATGAAGGGAAAAGTGACGCTGGTAAAAGAAGAACTGCAACTTCTTGTCCAGTCGGGACAGGAGTCGATCGCTCCCGAGGTAGAAAAACTACTGGAGGATCTGGAAGAGTTATCCAAAGGAAATCTAGACGTTTATAAGCTGCGGATTCGCGAAATCCTAAGCATGCTCACTGATGCTACGATTCAAGCAGGTGGTGACACCGATACACTGATACGGCGCAATACAGACATCGCGCAGAAGATTGATACCAGCTCCGACCCGAACGAAATGCGCAAAGTCATTCATTCGGAGGCGATCGAGCTCTCGGAAATCATCGCCGAAATTCCAGAGAAACGAACCAATGTTATCGTAGAGAAGGCGAAGGCGTATATAGAAAAGCACTATGGCGAAGAACTGAGTGTGGAATCGATTGCAAAGTCGCTTGGCTCAAGTCGTTCGCATTTTATGCGAGAGTTCAAAAAAGGCACCGGCCAGACTGTGAACCAATATTTAACCAACTACAGGGTTGAACAAGCTAAGTTGCTTCTGGTTGAAAAGTCCGTAACGGAAACAGCCTTCGAAGTGGGCTTTAATAACTCCAACTACTTCAGCACTGTGTTCAAAAAGCAAACCGGGATGAGACCAGTACAGTTTCAGGAATCACTGAAAAAGAAATAA
- the plsX gene encoding phosphate acyltransferase PlsX, whose amino-acid sequence MANAQRSRYSIAVDTMGGDRGAAEVVRGVALALKEFKDIDEIILVGPKRMLEQMLKKVDLNKDRRLTIHHASQVVEMSEKPIQALKQKKDSSLVRSIELVKEGRAGAVVSLGNTGALMAGATLKLRPVKGIERPALATVIPSHKHHFLLIDAGANPETTGLQLAHNAILGNIYYKSILPNKNPRIGLLTIGSEEGKGTERIATAHEHLKKISHKINYIGPIEGFDTFKNVADVVVTDGFTGNCVLKSLESCFTTLSGFLKKELGATPFRQLGAVLSKGAFTAMKDQLSPEHYSGAPLLGINGLVLKTHGSSNRKFIRSAIRIANEGLRDDLTKKIQKGIAEGNAIVEESEAPAKA is encoded by the coding sequence ATGGCTAATGCGCAGCGATCACGGTACTCGATTGCCGTAGACACAATGGGAGGAGACCGCGGAGCCGCCGAGGTGGTTCGAGGGGTTGCGCTTGCTCTCAAGGAATTTAAGGACATCGACGAAATTATCCTGGTTGGCCCCAAGCGGATGCTGGAGCAAATGCTTAAAAAGGTTGACCTGAATAAAGACCGCCGCCTGACCATCCACCATGCCAGTCAGGTCGTCGAAATGAGTGAAAAGCCCATCCAGGCACTCAAGCAGAAAAAAGATTCCTCACTCGTTCGCTCAATTGAACTGGTCAAAGAAGGCCGCGCAGGGGCTGTGGTCAGCCTCGGCAACACCGGAGCCCTCATGGCTGGCGCCACCTTGAAGCTGCGTCCGGTCAAAGGCATTGAGCGTCCTGCCCTCGCGACAGTCATCCCAAGCCACAAGCACCACTTTTTGCTAATTGATGCAGGGGCAAACCCGGAGACAACCGGCCTGCAGCTCGCCCACAACGCGATTCTCGGCAATATTTACTACAAGTCGATTTTGCCCAACAAAAATCCACGGATCGGCCTGCTAACAATCGGCAGTGAGGAAGGCAAAGGCACCGAGCGCATCGCCACCGCCCACGAGCATCTCAAAAAGATTTCCCATAAGATCAATTACATTGGGCCGATCGAAGGATTTGACACCTTCAAAAACGTCGCCGATGTGGTTGTCACTGACGGCTTTACCGGCAATTGCGTGCTAAAGAGCCTGGAGTCATGCTTCACCACGCTTTCCGGCTTCCTGAAGAAAGAACTTGGGGCCACGCCATTCCGTCAGCTCGGCGCCGTGTTGTCCAAGGGTGCCTTCACTGCGATGAAAGACCAGCTCAGCCCGGAGCACTATTCCGGAGCTCCCCTGCTCGGCATCAACGGTCTCGTTTTAAAGACCCACGGTTCCAGCAACCGCAAGTTCATCCGTAGCGCCATCCGCATCGCCAACGAAGGCCTCCGGGATGACCTGACCAAGAAGATTCAAAAGGGCATCGCCGAAGGAAATGCCATCGTGGAAGAATCCGAAGCTCCTGCTAAAGCGTAG